In Synergistota bacterium, the genomic stretch ACTGTTACCATCTAAAGAAAAGCTTAAATCTACCCCTCATTAAGAAGTTAAGCTCTCTCTTTGTTGGAACGCACGATTTTTCTGCTTTCTGCGATGATGAGGAAGAGAATAAAAGCAAAATTAGAACAATCTACTCTTTTAATCTCAAAGAAAAAGGAAATTTCCTAATATTCACAATAAGAGCAGATTCTTTCCTAAGGCACATGGTAAGGATAATGCTTTCCACGTTAATAGATATAGCCTTAGGCAAAAAAGAGGAGAAAACATTAGAAAGGGCTTTAAGCTCTGGAGAAAGAAAACTAACATCTGCTGCCTTACCTCCCCAAGGTCTCTGGTTATGGAAAGTGGGTTTTAAACAGGAAGATATTAAAAAATGAGTTATTCTCTTAAAGCTTTCGAATATTTCTCTCCAAAAAGCCTAAACGAAGTTCTTGAAATTTTATGCATAGAAGAAAATGCTGTCGTTTTTGCAGGAGGAACAGATATCTTAATAAAGATAAAAGAAGGAATTATTTCCCCCAAACTTCTATTAGATTTAAAGAAAATAGATGAACTATGGTTATTCTCCTTCGAACATGATAAAGGACTGACAATAGGAGCTACAAATACTCTAAATGAAATTCTAGAATCCCACGTAGTTAAGAAATATTTCCCAATTTTAATTGAGTGTTGTCTAAAAATAGGAAATCACGAGTTAAGAAATAAAGCTACTTTAGTAGGCAATATATGTAGTGATTTCCCAGTAGCAGATTCCCTATTTGCTCTTTTTCTTCACGACGCTGAAGTTGAAATAATATCTAAAGAAGGCAGAAAGAAAGTTGGTTTAAGTGAGCTTTTTAATAACTCTGGAAAACTAAACTTAAAGAAAGAGGAAATCATCACTAAAGTTTTTATCCCCTATAAAGGAGAGTATCATGGAAAGTACTACAGATCTTTGAAGAGATTCTTAGTACCTCGTGCAAGTTTTGGCATAGCTTATATAAAGTCTAAGGATCTTACAAGGATAGCAATAGGCAACATCAGCTCTAAAATAAGTCTGTTTTCCTCTCCAAAAGAATTAAAGGAGACCTTACAAACAGTATATCTTGAGGAAGAAGAATTCCTTTTAATTGAAAAGGTTGTAAAGGAGCTTAAGTAACAATGCAAAAAGTAAAAATAAAACTTAATGGTAATCCCTATGAAATAGAGGTTAAGCCCTACGAAACTTTGCTTGATATTTTGCTTAGACTTGGTATAATATCTAGCCATAAAAGCTGGTGTAACAAAGGAGAATGTGGAAACTGTGTAGTTTTAATTGACGGTAGACCTTTTAACTCTTGTTTGGTTCTTGCTCCAGAAGTTAACGGAAAAGATATACTAACCATTACAAAAGAGTCTAATAGAATGTTATAAACAAGTATAAAGGACGTTTTATCATCTTTAAGATTAAGCTACTTGTTAAATAACTAAAGTTTATCAAAAATTTATTTGTAGGAGGAGATAAAACATGAAAGATTCTACATGTAGAGAAATGATTTATTATATTGATGAAGTTCCTCCATCCTTAGAAAGCATCTTACTGGGCTTTCAACATGTTTTGACTCTTTTTGGAGCTACTATAGCAGTCCCTTTAATCTTAGGAGGAGCTATGGGGTTTAGTTCCGACCAAATGACCATTCTTATAGGAGCAGTTATGATTACAGCCGGAGTTGCTACCTTACTTCAAGTTACGATTGGAACGAGACTTCCTATAGTTCAGAGCATGTCTTTTTCTTTCATAGGACCTATACTATCTATAATCAAACAAACAGGTGGAGGATTAGTTAGCATGCAGTATGTAGCAGGCGCCATAATAAGCGGAAGCTTAGTAGAAATACTTGTGGGGTGGAGCGGTCTTATAGGTAAGATTAGAAGGTGGGTTACTCCTGTTGTTATCGGCCCCGTGATAATAATGATAGGATTATCCCTGTTTAGCGTGGGTGCCCCGAAAGCGGGAACTCACTGGCCAACAGCGTTAGTGGTAATTCTTTCAATATTTCTATTCTCTCAGATATTAAGCCCTAAATATAAGTTTTTTAGGCTATTTCCTGTTCTTTTAGCAATAATAATAGGCTATGCCTTCTGCGCTTTTGGAACCTTCTTAGGAGTATTTCCTAAGGGACATCCATCCCATGTAGATTTCTCCATAATAACTCAATCTCCTTGGATTAGACCTTTCGACAAGTTAGTTTTTCCATGGGGCTTTCCAAAATTCAACTTGGCTTTCTTTCTCACCATACTTGCAGGATACTTGGCTTCAATGATAGAGTCCTTTGGAGATTACTTTTCTTGCTCTTATATGTCAAGAGCCTCCAATCCCACTCCTAAAGTTATAAATAAAGGAATAGCAATCGAAGGTCTTGGATGTCTTCTATCTGGAATATGGGGAGGCTTTGCTACAACTAGTTACTCTGAAAACATAGGCTTAATAGGGTTAACCCGGGTAGCTTCAAGATACGTAGTTGGCATTGGAGGAATGATCCTTATCCTTCTTGGAATATTTAATAAGTTTGGGGCTTGTATTGCAACAATACCAGAGCCTGTTGTAGGAGCTATGTACTGTACAGTTTTTGGGATAATAGCCGCTATAGGAATCCAACAGCTCACAAGGGTTGACATGCAATCTGGCAGAAACCTTCTAGTTGTTGGCTTTACACTGTTTATGGCTTTGAGTTTACCAGCCTATATCGAAGGTGTCCCGGGACTATACCCCCCGAAACCTATAACTTTAGAATGGGCTCCTTGGCTAGCCAACGCTTTGAATGCCATTCTCTCCACAGAAATGGCAGTAGCAGCTATAGTGGGACTACTACTTGATAATCTTATCCCCGGAACAGATAAAGAAAGAGGTCTCGTTGATTGGAAATAAAGGCTTCCCTAAAGAGAGTTATAATGCTATAATAAAGTATGAAGTCAAACTTAATATGCTGACCTTTGGGTGAACGGGAAGACCGGTGAAAATCCGGCACGGCTCCGCCCACGGTAATAGGGGGACGAAAGGCTTAAAAGCCACTGGGGTTATAGCCCTGGGAAGGCAAGCCAAGTAGAATGATCCCTTAAGTCCGGAGACCGGCTCAAAGGTAATAAGAGCTCCTGCGGAGGGAGGAGCGGATGGCTTATATAAAAGCCTGGCTTTTACCTTGGAGTAGGAGCCAGGCTTTAAATTTTATTTCTATTAGGAGGAGAAAACCTTGATAAAGAAGCTTTTTTTGATTCTTTTCATATTTACATTTTTAACTTTTTTCTCATCTGAGATTAAAGCTCAGGTTTTCGAATTAAGTCCAATCGAAGTTTACGACTCTATTATAAACATTCTTGAGGCAGAGCCTTCTTCATATTCGGTTATATTTCCATCAAAATTTGAAGGAGAATTTAAAGATTTAGGAGAATTACTCTCCAAAATACCTGGCATTCATGTAACAAAACTTGGGGGAAGAGGAGCATATACAGTAGTATCCATAAGAGGCAGCACATCCGCCCAAGTTGTTGTATATCTTAACGGCATTTTGTTGAATGCTAGCGGAGAGGGAGCTATTGATATTTCAACAATACCACTTAATGCTATTGAAAGAATAGAAATTTACAGAGGAAGCGTGCCAGCACGTTTTGGAATACCCGGAATAGGGGGGGTAATAAACATAGTTACATTGGAAAAAGCTGACTTTAAAACGTTTAAGACAACTATCGGATCTTTTAGAAGCTTTGCCTTAGAAAATATTACTTCTATAAAAAACGGCTTATTTTCTATAAACCTTGAAACTAGCAAAGGGAACTATCCGTATCATAATGACAA encodes the following:
- a CDS encoding FAD binding domain-containing protein, which produces MSYSLKAFEYFSPKSLNEVLEILCIEENAVVFAGGTDILIKIKEGIISPKLLLDLKKIDELWLFSFEHDKGLTIGATNTLNEILESHVVKKYFPILIECCLKIGNHELRNKATLVGNICSDFPVADSLFALFLHDAEVEIISKEGRKKVGLSELFNNSGKLNLKKEEIITKVFIPYKGEYHGKYYRSLKRFLVPRASFGIAYIKSKDLTRIAIGNISSKISLFSSPKELKETLQTVYLEEEEFLLIEKVVKELK
- a CDS encoding 2Fe-2S iron-sulfur cluster-binding protein produces the protein MQKVKIKLNGNPYEIEVKPYETLLDILLRLGIISSHKSWCNKGECGNCVVLIDGRPFNSCLVLAPEVNGKDILTITKESNRML
- a CDS encoding purine/pyrimidine permease — protein: MKDSTCREMIYYIDEVPPSLESILLGFQHVLTLFGATIAVPLILGGAMGFSSDQMTILIGAVMITAGVATLLQVTIGTRLPIVQSMSFSFIGPILSIIKQTGGGLVSMQYVAGAIISGSLVEILVGWSGLIGKIRRWVTPVVIGPVIIMIGLSLFSVGAPKAGTHWPTALVVILSIFLFSQILSPKYKFFRLFPVLLAIIIGYAFCAFGTFLGVFPKGHPSHVDFSIITQSPWIRPFDKLVFPWGFPKFNLAFFLTILAGYLASMIESFGDYFSCSYMSRASNPTPKVINKGIAIEGLGCLLSGIWGGFATTSYSENIGLIGLTRVASRYVVGIGGMILILLGIFNKFGACIATIPEPVVGAMYCTVFGIIAAIGIQQLTRVDMQSGRNLLVVGFTLFMALSLPAYIEGVPGLYPPKPITLEWAPWLANALNAILSTEMAVAAIVGLLLDNLIPGTDKERGLVDWK